A window of Longimicrobium sp. genomic DNA:
TGGTGGGGAGGATCCACTTCTTCACCGGCAACCTGGCCAAGGCCGCGGAGCACTTCACCGCCGCCGCCGAGGGGATGCGCAAGGAAGACGCGCGCGACCTTGTGCTCGTCTACCAGAGCAAGGCGCTGATGGAGCACAGCCTGGGCGCCGTGTACGAGAAGATGGGGAACGCCGCGGCCGCGCAGGAAGCGTACGGGCGCGCGCTGCAGGAAGACCTGTCGTTTGCCCCCGCGCACCGCGCCCTGAGCGCGCTGGCCATGGCGCGCGGCGACACCGCCACCGCCGTGAGCGAGCTGGCGCTGGCCGTGGAGCTGAGCCCGGACGACGCCGCGGCGCGCGTGCAGTACGGGCTGCTGCTGGTGCGCACCCGCAAGGCCCAGGAAGCCCTCGCCGAGTTCAAGCGCGCCGCCGAGCTGGAGCCGTACTACGCCATCCCACACCTTATGATGGCGCGCCTGTACGACTCGTCGGGGATGCCGCAGGAGGCGCTCGACAACTACCGGGCGTACGTGACGCGCGCCGCCCGCGACGACGCTGGCTACGCCAACGCGCAGGAGCGGATCGCCGCGCTCGACGCCCAGATCAAGGCCATGCCGTGAGGCGCGCCATCCTGACGGCCGCCGCCGCGGCCGTCCTTCCGCTCGCCGCGGCGGCGCAGGAGGCGGTCGTGCGCCCGCGCAGCACCGCCGAGGACCTGCAGATGTTCAGCCAGGTCCTCAACCAGATCCGCGTGAACCACCCGGACTCCATCGACACCCACCGCCTCTTCATGGCCGCCGTGGAGGGGATGGTGCGCGCCGCCGATCCGCACTCGTACGTCATCACCTCGGCGCGCCTGTCGCCGCAGAAGGAAAAGGACTACCGCGAGGGCCGCCTCTTTCCGGTGCCCATCGAGTGGGACTTCGCGCGCGGCACGCCGGTGGTGCGCAGCGTGGCGCCAGGCTCGGCGGCGGCGCGGCAGGACATCCTCCCCGGCGACGTCCTCGTCGCCGCCGACGGCCACCCGGTGCGCGCGGAGAGCCCCTTCGAGCTGGAGGTGGTGCTCTCCGGCACCCGCAACTCCACCGTGGCCCTGCGGCTGGAGCGCGAGCGCGTCGACGGCTCGGTGGCCGAGCTGGAGCGTACCGTCCGCCGCGAGCGCTCCGAGGAGGGCACCGCCGTCCCCGCCGTGCTGATGCTGGACGACAGCACGGGCTACGTGCGCGTGACCACCTTTTCCAACATGCGCGCCGCGGAGGACCTCCACGCCGCCCTCGCGAAGCTGGAGGGCACGGGGATGCGCCGCCTCCTGCTGGACCTGCGCGACAACGGCGGTGGCATGGTGGACGAGGCGTCCAGGGTGGCGGGCGAGTTCCTCCCCTCGGGCACCGTCGTCTACTCGTCCGAGGGCCGCAAGGCCGACGTTGCCGAGACGGTGCGGGTGCAGCGCTCCTTCTGGCGGCGCGAGCGGCAGTACCCCGTCGTGCTGATGGTGAACGGGGGCACCGCCAGCGCATCGGAGCTGGTGGCGGGCGCGCTGCAGGACCACGACCGGGCGCTGGTGGTGGGGCGCCCAACCTTTGGCAAGTCGCTGCTGATGCGCGGCTTCCCCATGACCGACGGCTCGGCGATCATGCTGGTGATCGGCCACATCAAGACGCCGTGCGGCCGCGTGGTGCAGCGCCAGTACCGTGACGTGCGCGTGAACGACTACTACCGCATGGCCCGCACGGCGCGCGACACCGCGGGGCGCCCCTCGTGCCGCACCACCGGCGGGCGCGTGGTGTACGGCGGCGGCGGCATCTTTCCCGACGTGGTCACCCCCGAAGCGGAGCCGGACCCGCTCTGGCTCGCCCGCCTGCGCGAGGAGGACCTCCCCACGCGCTGGATTGGCGGCTACCTGAGCGCCAACGCCGCCGCCTTCCCCTCGGCCGACGCCCTCGCCGCCTCGCCGCGCCTTCCCGATGCCGCGCTGGCGGACTTCCGCGCTTTTGCCGCGCGCGCCGGCCACACGCTCCCCGCCGGCCCCGATGCGGATGCGCGGCTGCAGCGCGTCCTAGCCCGCGGCATCGCCTTCGCCAGGTGGGGCGACACCGGCTACTACCGCCTCGTCGCCGTCACCGACCCGCAGGTGCGCGAAGCCGCATCGCAGTTCGGCAAAGCAGCGGAGGTGCTGCGGCCGGCGCCTTGAGGGTGAACAGCGATTTCACACAGAGACGCAGAGGGCAGGGAAAGAACGGGCAGGAGGTTTTCTCTGTATCTTATCGTTGATCTCCGTGCCCTCTGTGTGAGGCCCGTTGTTTCGAGCCAGCCAAACAAGAGCGCCCCGCGGATACACTCCGCGGGGCGCTCTTCACTTTGCACTGCCTGGGCCTTCAAAACGTAACCGCCTCGCGCAGCACCTGTTCCCGCAGGTCCGGCGCGAGACCGCGTTCCGTCACCAGATCGACGCGGCGCCCGAGCAGGGTTTCCAGATCGGCGACCAGTCCACCGGGGAACCAGGAGCTGGTGGCGGGCCCCGCATCCACGAGGAAGTCCACGTCGCTCTCGGGGCCCGCTTCACCACGCGCCACGGAGCCAAAGAGGCGCACGTTCCGCGCGCCATGTTGCTCTGCGATACAGCGGATCATATCCCGGTTGGCGCGGATCAGCTCACGGATGCTCATTCCAGCGTCTACGAGCAGTTTGTTCTGCGCCGCACAATGGCGTGTATCCTCCATGACCGCGCGCTTGATGAGCTCGTCCCGCTCCTCCGGTGTGAAGCGGCTGGCGATCCTGCCTCGAACCGCGCCCGAGAAGTCGAATCGGGGCGGCACCTCGAGCTCCTGCTCGTCCTTTGCAGACTGATCGCTCATGTCGAGTCGCCTCCGCTCCCGCGCCGCCGCGTACTCCTTCCGGGCCTCCATCCAAGCTCAAACATCCTGATCGAATACACAAGGGCGCCGGTATTCCGCCATGAACATGACGATTCGGTGCTGCGGCATGCCTTATCGGAGCGCCCGTAGAGCGTTTGGCGCCAGCGGTTTGCATGCCGAATACAGGGTGCTTGCGCGGGGAATTCTTTCCTTCATATTTGGCTGTCCGAATGCGTTTCGCAGACCAACCGGCAGGTACGAGATGGCGAAGACTCTGATGGAGAAAAGCGCCGCGATGGCGCCCGCTCCGGTGTTGCCGAGCGGCAAGCTGATCGACGTGTACGTCGTTCCCAAGGAGGGGAAGTGGCTGGTGCGCGTGCGCGGGGTGCTCCGCAGCACCCACAAGACCCGCGACCAGGCGATCAACGCCGCGATGAAGATCGCCCACCAGACGGAATGCAACGTCGTGGTCCGCGGTCTGGACGGGAAGATCGAGAAGCGGCTTTCGGGCTCCCTTGCGGACGCGCTGATGCTGAAGCTTTGGAAGCGGATCTACAAGCGTCACCTGCGGGGGGAGATCTGACGCCCATGGGCCGGTGCACCGCGTGACCTACGACACGAACGTAATCATTCGATACCGCCCGGCGACCTTCCCCGCCGGGTTTTTTATGTCTGCCGTCGTACTACAGGAGCTAACTGCAGGCGCGAAAGACGCGGCAGAGGTGCGCGGACACGAAGAGTCGCGGAAGTACTACGAAAGCAGAGGTCGCCTGCTGGTGCCCACCGGGGAGGACTGGTGGCTCGCGGGAAAGGTGTTGAACTCGCTCCATCGCGGGCTCAGGTCCCACAAGAGGGGGCGCATCACCGCGATCTCCAAGGGGGAGCAGCAGCGCATCCTGCGGGACGTGCTTATCGCGCTGACGGCCCGGCGAGCGGGCGCGACCGTCGTCACGGAGAACGTCTCGGACTTCGAGAAGATCCGGAACTTCTGCAACGTCAGGATCGTGCGCCCCGCCGAGATCCTCTGAGCGGGCCGGCTCCGGCTACCATGCGCTCCGGATCCGCCTCACCGAATCGCGCGTATCCGCGGAGAAGCGCGCGAGCTCGATGTCGGTGACGAGGCCGAGGGCGTCCATCTGCGCGAGCTGTATGCGGGCCACGGAGCGGCGGGGGTCGTTGAACGTGTCGGCGAGGGTGCGGTCCCGCTTCGCGAGGAGGCGGTAGAGGCGGATGTAGCGCTCGTGGTTCGTCTCGCGCTCGTCGGCCACGATGGCGGCGCTCTCTTCCAGCACGCGGGCGCAGTAGCGGTCGAGGGCAGCTTCGCGCACGGCGCGGAACAGCTTCCAGTCGCTTTCCGGGATCTCCCTCATGTGGGGCCTCCTGGGTTCAGTTCCGCGGCGCCGCGCCCTGGGCGATCCGCGGGAGCGTGAAGGAGAAGGTGCTCCCCTCACCGGGGCGGCTCTCGCCGGCGAGGGTGCCGCCGTGCGCGGCCACGATCTCGCGCGCGATGGCGAGGCCCAGGCCCGCGCCCGTGCCGCGGCCGTTGCCGAGGAGTGATTCCAGCTTGGCGGGCGGGATCCCGGCGCCGCTGTCGGCGACGAAGAAGCGGACCATGGCCTCCGAGCTCTCGGTGCCCAGGCGGATGGTGCCGCCGGGCGGGGTGTAGCGGATGGCGTTCCCCACCAGGTTCCCGAACACCTGCAGCACGCGCTCCGGGTCCGCCCACACCCACACCGGCTCGGCCGAGGCGACCACCAGCTCGATCCCGCGGTCCTCGGCCAGCGGGCGGCCCACGCACGCGGCGTCCACCACCAGCGCGCCCGCGGCGAACGGGCGCGGGGAGAGCCGGCTGGCCCGATCGCCCGCGGGGCCCTGCGTCAGGTCCTGGATCAGCCGCTGCATCTGCTCGGCGGAGCGCAGGATGCCGCGCACCACGTCCCACGAGTCCGGGCAGCCGAGGGCGCCGGGGGTCTGAAGGAGGAGGTCGGCGTTGAGGAGGACCACCGCGAGCGGGTTGTTCAGGTCGTGCGACACCATGGCGCGGAAGCGCTCCTGTTCATCCGCGATCCGCTTGCGCTCGGTGACATCCACCATGATGCCGCGAAGCTGCCGCACCACGCCGTCGTCGTCGCGCACCAGCCGCACGACGTCCCAGATCCACCTTGCCGTGCCATCGGCGGCGGCGACGCGGTACTCGAACTGGCTGTCGCAACCCTCCCGCAGCCCGCGCAGGCAGGTCTCCACCGCCTCGTCGCGGTCCTCCGGGTGGAGGATCTTCATCCAGAAGCCGTCCTCCGTCCACGCCTCGGGCGGGTAGCCCAGGATGCGCTCCGCCTGCGGGCTCACGAATGTGAACTGGAACGTCTCCGTATCCGCCTCCCACACGATTGCGTCCAGCGAGCCGATCAGTTCGTGGTAGTAGCTTTCGAGCGGTGTGGCGGCGTGGAGGTCCATGCGAGCGGGAAAGGCGGAGCGGGTACGTGGATTCGTCAGGGCCGCAACGATAATCATCGCACGAATGGCGAACAAGCGGCGCGTAGGACGACGAGACGCAGAGAGGCCGGAGGAGCTCCGCGCGCTCTTCTGGGTCTCTGCGCCTCTGCGTGAGGCCCTTCGTCAGAACTCGACGCCCAGCGTGACCGGCGCGGCGCCCGCGGAACCGCTTCCCATCTCGGCGGCGTGCGTGCCCGCTTCGGCGAACACGGAGACGCCGGCCAACCGCAGGCGGACGCCCGCCGCGATGGACACCCCAGGGCCGGTGCGGCTGAACGAGCGGGTGAAGCTGCCAAAGGGCGGGTTGTCCGGGCAGGAGACGAGCTCGCCGCCCTCGATGCAGATCCCGGTGGGCCCCTCGAACTCGGTGGATGCGACCCGCTGGTGGTACACGCCGCCGCCCAGGCGGGCGTACGGCCGCACGCGGTCACCCGCGATCGAGCCTTCCACCGCCAGCGCGAGCCCGGCTCCCGCAAAGGTGCTCCGGTCCTCGCGGCCCAGGCAGTAGAGCTGCCTCACCTGGTCGCCGCACGCCAGCGGCGAGCCCGTGGCCGTGCCGCGCTGCGCTAGCGCGTACGCCTCGGCGCGCAGCGCGGGCGATGCGCGGTAGAAGGCGAAGCTGCCCTGCGCGTGCCATCCCGGCCCCGAGGTCGGTCCGCTGTACGTAGCGCCGTACCCCGCGCCGATCATGCGGGGAAGGTCGCGCCACGGGGCATCCGTGTGGCGCGCGCGGCGGAGCGACACCGGCTCCACCTCCACCCCCGCCGTGCGCAGCGCCACCAGCACCGTCGCGGAGCGGTAGCCGGTCCGCTGCACGTGCAGCCGGTACTCGCCCGCCGTGACGCCGCCGAAGATGTACGCGCCCAGCGTGTCGGTTCGCGTGGCACGCGTCGCCTGCGCGAAGGCGGTGCGCGGCGCCGTGGGGAAGGCGGCGAGCGCCCCGCCATCGAGCGTCACGGTGGCGTCTGAGAGGGGCGCCGCGCTCCGGGCGTCGCGAACGGAGCCGGAAACGGTGCCGGCGCGCGGTTCGGGGGTCTGCGCCGCGAGGGGTACGGCGGCGAGCACGGCCAGCGCGAGCGCGCGGAGGGGGGCGATGCGGCACATCGGCAAGTCACACGGGTCGAAGCGGGGGAGCGCCGGGTCGTCCGGCGTTCATCACGGAGCAATGCCCGGCAAGCGCCGGTTCTGACATCCGATCCCGCTCACCCGCCGTTTTCCGTGCGCCCCTCCCGCGCCCGGACGATGGAGGCAAAGGAGCGGATGCGCAGCTCGGCGGAGGTGAGGCCGGTGCGGGCCAGCGCATCGTCCTCGGCGATGGCGCCGCAGCCCACTGCGCGGAGAAAGAAGTTGAGGAGCCCCTGCCCGGTGGCCGCGTCGTCGAAGGCGTTGCCGACGCGGGTGGCTCGCGCTGCGCGATCCACGAAGTTGCGCAGGCGCTCGCCGGCGGCGTCCACGCCTTCCAGGAAGAAGCCGTACACCGCCGCGTAGCGCGACACGAGCTGCGCCGGATGCAGGTCCCAGCCCTGGTAGAAGCCCGATGCCAGGCCGTGCCTCACGTCGTCGTGGTGCACGCGCCACCCTCGATGCACCGCGGCCCGGTTTTCCACTTCCTGCTCGGCACTCAGCTCGCCGCGGTGCGGAGCGACGGGGAGGAGCGTGGTGGCGCCGTCCGACAACCGCACACCGCTCCCCGCGAGCGACACCTGCATGGCGTGGCGCGCCCAGTCGCACGCGGGGTGGCGCAGATGCTGATGGGCAGCGGTGATCCCCAGCGCCGCCGTGTAGTCGTACGCGCCGAAGTGTGCGGCGACCACACGACCGCGACCCGCGCGCACCAGCCCTGGGAGCGCCGCGCGGCCCTCGTCGTCGAACAGCGCCTCGGGCGTCTCCACCATCAACTCCATGCGCAGCGTGCCGGCCGCGATTCCGTGCTCCGCCTCCAGCCGTTCCAAAAGGAGCGCGAGCAGCTCCGTTTGCTCCGGGACCGTCACCTTGGGGAGCGTGACGACGAAGCCCGGCGGCACGACGCCGCCCGTGGTGCCCAGCAGCGCGTTCGCGAAGCGGTGCAGTGTGCCAACGGCGCGGGCGCGCGTCTCCATCGTCAGCGCCTTGAGGCGGATGCCGATGAAGGGCGGGAGCGTCCCCTCCGCCATCCCGCGGGCGACTTCGCGGGCGGCGGTCTCGGCGTGCTCGTCCTCTTCGGCGTCGGGACGGACGCCGTAGCCGTCTTCGAAGTCGATGCGGAAGTCCTCCACCGGCTCGCGGTGCAGCTTGGCCCGCACCCGCTCCCACACCGCCTCCGCGTGCGCGTCCGTTCCCAGTGCGCTCGCCAGGGTGGGCGCGTCCGGGGCGTAGCGAGCGAGCGCCTCGAGTGCGCGGGTGCCCAGGCGTGGCGCCGTGTCCGCGCGGAATAGGTGCGCTCCGCCGTACACGGTGTGCACGGGCTGGCGTTCCGCGGGCTCTCCCGTGCGTGCGCGGGCCAGGGCGCGGGTCAGTCTGGCGTCGGCGTCTTCGAGTTCGGACATCGGGTTGGTCGATGGGCATCGGCGGACCGCGCCGTCGCGCGATACCGTGTGTGCCGTTGCGGGGTATTATATGATGCCCGGAGGGAAGGCGCCGGTGGGGAGTATGCGGCCCGGGCGGCGGGGGCGGCGGGTGGCAGGGCACGGGCAGCCACGTGGGGCGGCCCCTACAGGGTTGGGTGCGAAGGGGGCGGGCGTCGGGGTGCGGCGAGGGTGGGCGCGATGAATCGCGCCCCTACAAGGGTGGTGTGGTGGTTCACGCCGTTGTGACGGTAGTTCATGCCTGAACGACAGCGGGATGGGGGAGGCTACCGCCGCGATGACAGCAGCGGAAATGTAGGGGAGGTGTTATATTAAGTGCATCAAACAACGGGACTTAGACACGTTCGGGGTGGCTGGCGGGGGGCGGTTTTCGCGTGGCAGGGCTTGTGCGAAACGCCATCCCCAGCACGCCGTCCGGGCCGCACGAGGCGCGGCGGACGGCGACCCCTTCTTGAAGGAAGGATGACGAGATGAGTGAACGACTGATGCGGCCCGTTCTCCCGCTCCGGGAAACGGTGGTGTTTCCCGGGACCGCCGTGCCGATATCGGCCGGGCGCCCGGGAACGCTGCAGGCCATCGAGGCCGCGCTCGCCGGCGACCGACGCATGCTGGCCGTCGCCCAGCGCGAGAACCGCGACGAGGTGGAGGCGGAGAACCTCTACACCGTCGGCACCGTGGTGCGCATCGCACAGGTGCAGCGCGGCAACGGCGGCGTGCAGCTCCTGATCCAGGGCGAGGGGCGCGCCCTCGCGCTGCAGTACGTGGCGCCGGAGGGGCGCGGGCTGGCGGCGCACGTCCGCGAGATGAACGACCTGGAGCCCATCGCGGCCGACGATCCGGCTTTCCTCGCGCTTTACCGCGAGCTTCGCGACCGCGCCGCCGAGCTGGGCAAGCGCCGCGGCATTCCGCCGGAGATGCTGCAGCAGTTCATGAGCGGCGTCACCGAGCCGGGACCGTTCGCGGACCTGGTGGCGTTCTACGTGGAAATGGGGACCGAGGCCAAGCAGAAGCTCCTCGAGATCCTCTCCGTAGAGGAGCGGCTGCGCTCCCTTCTGCTCATCGTGCAGCGGCAGCTCGCCATGATCGAGGCGCAGGAGGAGATCCAGCAGCAGGTGCAGGAGGAGCTGGGCGAGCGCCAGCGCGAGATGCTCCTTCGCGAGCAGATGAAGGCGATCCAGCGCGAGCTGGGCGAGGAGGACGAGGGCGCCGAGCTGGAGGAGCTGCGCGAGAAGATCGAGGCGCTCGGCCTGGACGAGACGGCGCGCGAGGAGGTGGAGCGCGAGCTGGGCCGTCTGGAGCGCACCAATCCGCAGAGCGCCGAGTACCAGGTGATCCGCACCTACCTGGAGTGGGTGGCGGAGCTGCCGTGGAACGTGCGCACCGAGGACCGGCTGGAGCTCCTTCCCGCCGAGGAGATCCTCAACGAGGACCACTACGGGCTGGAGGACGTCAAGGACCGCGTGCTGGAGTTCCTGGCCGTGCGCCAGCTGGCCGCGCGCCGCGCCGAGGACGAGGTGAAGGAGGAGGCCGCCATCGAGGCGGAGGCCCTCTCCGGCACCGAGGCGGAGGCATCGTCGGAGGAGCTGGAGCGCGAGATCGCCGAGGCCAAGGCGAAGGCGACCGCCAAGGGGCCCATCATCCTCTTCGCGGGCCCCCCGGGCGTCGGCAAGACGTCGATCGCCAAGTCGATCGCGCGGGCGCTGGGCCGCAAGTACGTGCGCATCGCGCTGGGCGGCGTGCGCGACGAGGCGGACATCCGCGGGCACCGGCGCACCTACGTGGGCGCCATGCCGGGGCGCATCGTGCAGGCGCTCAAGCAGGCCAAGAGCCGCAATCCGGTGATCCTGCTGGACGAGGTGGACAAGCTGGGCGTCAGCTACCAGGGCGATCCGTCGAGCGCGCTGCTGGAGGTGCTGGACCCGGCGCAGAACCACGAGTTCACGGACCACTACCTGGGTGTGCCGTTCGACCTGAGCGAGGTGCTCTTCATCGCGACGGCCAACTACGCGCAGAACATCCCGGCGCCGCTGTACGACCGCATGGAGGCGGTGGAGTTCCGCGGTTACACGGAGCAGGAGAAGAAGGCCATCGCCGAGCGCTTCCTCCTTCCGCGGCAGCGGGAGGACGCGGGGCTGCGCGCCGAGGAGCTGGAGGTGACCGACGAGGCGCTGCGCGCCGTGATCGCCGAGTACACCCGCGAGGCCGGGGTGCGCCAGCTGGAGCGCGAGGTGGGGAAGCTGGCCCGCAAGGCCGCGCGCCGCATCGCCGCCGGGGCGGAGAGCACGGTGAGGGTGGACCTGGAGCGGGTGAAGGAGCTGCTGGGACGCACGCGTGTGCACCCCGAGCGCGCGGGCGGGCAGGACACCGTGGGCGTTTCCACCGGGATGTACTACACGCCGGTGGGCGGCGACATCATGTTCATCGAGGTCAGCGCGCAGCAGCGTGCTGCCGTGCCCGCGACCGCGGAAGGCGAGAGCGCCGCGCAGCCCGGCTTCGGCAACCTGGTGCTCACCGGGCAGCTGGGCGACGTGATGAAGGAGTCGGCGCGCGCCGCGCTGACCTACGCGCGCGCCAACGCCGGGCGCTACGGCATCGACCCGCGCAAGGCGTGGGGCTCGGAGCTGCACATCCACGTTCCGGCGGGCGCCATCCCCAAGGACGGCCCGTCGGCGGGCGTGGCGATGACCACGGCGCTGGTCTCGGCCCTCTCCGACACCCCCGTCCGCTCGGACGTGGCGATGACGGGCGAGGTGACGCTGACCGGGCGGGTGCTCCCCATCGGTGGGGTAAAGGAGAAGCTGCTGGGCGCGCACCGGGCGGGGATCCGCACCATCGTCCTC
This region includes:
- a CDS encoding PAS domain-containing sensor histidine kinase codes for the protein MDLHAATPLESYYHELIGSLDAIVWEADTETFQFTFVSPQAERILGYPPEAWTEDGFWMKILHPEDRDEAVETCLRGLREGCDSQFEYRVAAADGTARWIWDVVRLVRDDDGVVRQLRGIMVDVTERKRIADEQERFRAMVSHDLNNPLAVVLLNADLLLQTPGALGCPDSWDVVRGILRSAEQMQRLIQDLTQGPAGDRASRLSPRPFAAGALVVDAACVGRPLAEDRGIELVVASAEPVWVWADPERVLQVFGNLVGNAIRYTPPGGTIRLGTESSEAMVRFFVADSGAGIPPAKLESLLGNGRGTGAGLGLAIAREIVAAHGGTLAGESRPGEGSTFSFTLPRIAQGAAPRN
- a CDS encoding DUF2188 domain-containing protein, whose protein sequence is MAKTLMEKSAAMAPAPVLPSGKLIDVYVVPKEGKWLVRVRGVLRSTHKTRDQAINAAMKIAHQTECNVVVRGLDGKIEKRLSGSLADALMLKLWKRIYKRHLRGEI
- a CDS encoding carboxypeptidase-like regulatory domain-containing protein, coding for MCRIAPLRALALAVLAAVPLAAQTPEPRAGTVSGSVRDARSAAPLSDATVTLDGGALAAFPTAPRTAFAQATRATRTDTLGAYIFGGVTAGEYRLHVQRTGYRSATVLVALRTAGVEVEPVSLRRARHTDAPWRDLPRMIGAGYGATYSGPTSGPGWHAQGSFAFYRASPALRAEAYALAQRGTATGSPLACGDQVRQLYCLGREDRSTFAGAGLALAVEGSIAGDRVRPYARLGGGVYHQRVASTEFEGPTGICIEGGELVSCPDNPPFGSFTRSFSRTGPGVSIAAGVRLRLAGVSVFAEAGTHAAEMGSGSAGAAPVTLGVEF
- a CDS encoding S41 family peptidase — translated: MRRAILTAAAAAVLPLAAAAQEAVVRPRSTAEDLQMFSQVLNQIRVNHPDSIDTHRLFMAAVEGMVRAADPHSYVITSARLSPQKEKDYREGRLFPVPIEWDFARGTPVVRSVAPGSAAARQDILPGDVLVAADGHPVRAESPFELEVVLSGTRNSTVALRLERERVDGSVAELERTVRRERSEEGTAVPAVLMLDDSTGYVRVTTFSNMRAAEDLHAALAKLEGTGMRRLLLDLRDNGGGMVDEASRVAGEFLPSGTVVYSSEGRKADVAETVRVQRSFWRRERQYPVVLMVNGGTASASELVAGALQDHDRALVVGRPTFGKSLLMRGFPMTDGSAIMLVIGHIKTPCGRVVQRQYRDVRVNDYYRMARTARDTAGRPSCRTTGGRVVYGGGGIFPDVVTPEAEPDPLWLARLREEDLPTRWIGGYLSANAAAFPSADALAASPRLPDAALADFRAFAARAGHTLPAGPDADARLQRVLARGIAFARWGDTGYYRLVAVTDPQVREAASQFGKAAEVLRPAP
- a CDS encoding aldolase/citrate lyase family protein, encoding MSELEDADARLTRALARARTGEPAERQPVHTVYGGAHLFRADTAPRLGTRALEALARYAPDAPTLASALGTDAHAEAVWERVRAKLHREPVEDFRIDFEDGYGVRPDAEEDEHAETAAREVARGMAEGTLPPFIGIRLKALTMETRARAVGTLHRFANALLGTTGGVVPPGFVVTLPKVTVPEQTELLALLLERLEAEHGIAAGTLRMELMVETPEALFDDEGRAALPGLVRAGRGRVVAAHFGAYDYTAALGITAAHQHLRHPACDWARHAMQVSLAGSGVRLSDGATTLLPVAPHRGELSAEQEVENRAAVHRGWRVHHDDVRHGLASGFYQGWDLHPAQLVSRYAAVYGFFLEGVDAAGERLRNFVDRAARATRVGNAFDDAATGQGLLNFFLRAVGCGAIAEDDALARTGLTSAELRIRSFASIVRAREGRTENGG
- the lon gene encoding endopeptidase La, with the translated sequence MSERLMRPVLPLRETVVFPGTAVPISAGRPGTLQAIEAALAGDRRMLAVAQRENRDEVEAENLYTVGTVVRIAQVQRGNGGVQLLIQGEGRALALQYVAPEGRGLAAHVREMNDLEPIAADDPAFLALYRELRDRAAELGKRRGIPPEMLQQFMSGVTEPGPFADLVAFYVEMGTEAKQKLLEILSVEERLRSLLLIVQRQLAMIEAQEEIQQQVQEELGERQREMLLREQMKAIQRELGEEDEGAELEELREKIEALGLDETAREEVERELGRLERTNPQSAEYQVIRTYLEWVAELPWNVRTEDRLELLPAEEILNEDHYGLEDVKDRVLEFLAVRQLAARRAEDEVKEEAAIEAEALSGTEAEASSEELEREIAEAKAKATAKGPIILFAGPPGVGKTSIAKSIARALGRKYVRIALGGVRDEADIRGHRRTYVGAMPGRIVQALKQAKSRNPVILLDEVDKLGVSYQGDPSSALLEVLDPAQNHEFTDHYLGVPFDLSEVLFIATANYAQNIPAPLYDRMEAVEFRGYTEQEKKAIAERFLLPRQREDAGLRAEELEVTDEALRAVIAEYTREAGVRQLEREVGKLARKAARRIAAGAESTVRVDLERVKELLGRTRVHPERAGGQDTVGVSTGMYYTPVGGDIMFIEVSAQQRAAVPATAEGESAAQPGFGNLVLTGQLGDVMKESARAALTYARANAGRYGIDPRKAWGSELHIHVPAGAIPKDGPSAGVAMTTALVSALSDTPVRSDVAMTGEVTLTGRVLPIGGVKEKLLGAHRAGIRTIVLPKDNEGDLEDLPAEVLAALDVHPVETIDQALSVALRGASMSEGKLRFPELPLPLTTGAGRGLEGAVRMHGSR
- a CDS encoding nucleotidyltransferase family protein, with the translated sequence MSDQSAKDEQELEVPPRFDFSGAVRGRIASRFTPEERDELIKRAVMEDTRHCAAQNKLLVDAGMSIRELIRANRDMIRCIAEQHGARNVRLFGSVARGEAGPESDVDFLVDAGPATSSWFPGGLVADLETLLGRRVDLVTERGLAPDLREQVLREAVTF